In a genomic window of Kwoniella mangroviensis CBS 8507 chromosome 2, whole genome shotgun sequence:
- a CDS encoding E1-like protein-activating enzyme Gsa7p/Apg7p, with translation MTTLQFTPLNSQPTPAFWTALTTHKLDKARLNDDDQQITGWLEEGKQVEDHSNTSSTGGPTYVGIDGNISVGGNAFGESSESIPAASIPVTGILKNFNTIEEFRKTETKKEIFNQVVAKIVGSFKSDQPLINPFLLVTFADLKKYIFHYWFAFPAFVSSPAWRMNQEVLTPVQETDLRELRQLEAQLSSTENRKFEAFLVKGIPGSRSIAPLPRYQTFYSDVVTSQITVAFHDPSSSDTNPGWPLRNILHYLNQVYGTTKVMVFCLRQGRASRQAVVTLPREQQGSPDNQVSSVGWERTKEGKLASRIADLGPMMNPVQLAEQAVDLNLKLMKWRIAPGLDLEAIARTKCLLLGAGTLGCYVARNLMAWGVRNITFVDSARVSFSNPVRQPLFRFEDCLNGGRSKAVCAAERLTEIFPGIIATGHSITIPMPGHPIPPSASAAACEDIRKLEELISQHDVIFLLMDSRESRWLPTLISMNQSKIVINAALGFDTYLVMRHGVVNGDGDAEQLGCYYCNDVVAPTDSLTDRTLDQMCTVTRPGAAPLAAATATELLISLLQHPLKAQAPAYEPAVPAGEDEAALGPVPHQIRGILSQWKTMIIRGPAYNQCTACSPLVLDAYRQGGAKWLLEVFARAELLEQVTGLDQLHIQSEEAFDSIDWSDDSGSEV, from the exons ATGACCACACTCCAATTCACACCCCTCAACTCCCAGCCCACACCCGCCTTTTGGACCGCTCTTACCACCCATAAATTGGACAAAGCTCGcttgaatgacgatgaccaACAAATCACAGGGTGGTTGGAAGAGGGTAAACAGGTGGAGGACCATTCGAATACCTCATCAACTGGCGGTCCCACATATGTGGGTATCGATGGGAATATAAGTGTCGGAGGTAATGCTTTTGGGGAGAGCTCGGAAAG TATTCCCGCTGCGTCGATTCCGGTCACAGGTATCCTCAAGAATTTTAACACCATTGAGGAGTTTCGGAAGACAGAAACTAAAAAGGAGATCTTCAATCAAGTGGTGGCTAAG ATCGTCGGGTCGTTCAAGTCGGACCAGCCCCTCATCAACCCCTTTCTTCTGGTCACATTTGCCGATCTCAAGAAATATATTTTTCATTACTGGTTTGCTTTCCCAGCCTTTGTCAGCTCACCAGCATGGCGTATGAACCAGGAAGTTTTGACTCCGGTCCAGGAGACT GATTTGAGAGAACTCCGACAACTCGAAGCCCAACTGTCTTCGACAGAGAATCGCAAATTTGAAGCGTTTCTGGTAAAGGGGATACCCGGATCCCGTTCGATTGCACCGTTACCCAGATACCAGACCTTTTATTCGGACGTTGTAACCTCCCAG ATTACAGTAGCTTTCCACGATCCATCCTCGTCCGATACAAATCCCGGGTGGCCTTTACGAAACATTCTGCACTATCTCAATCAAGTTTACGGGACTACAAAGGTCATGGTATTTTGTCTGCGGCAGGGCCGAGCGAGCAGACAGGCTGTTGTCACGCTACCTCGAGAGCAGCAAGGATCCCCTGATAATCAAGTATCTTCAGTAGGGTGGGAGAGGACAAAAGAGGGAAAGCTAGCAAGTCGAATAGCAGATCTGGGACCCATGATGAATCCAGTGCA ACTTGCCGAACAAGCTGTTGATCTTAACTTaaagttgatgaagtggaggatTGCTCCTGGCTTAGATCTTGAGGCAATTGCCCGTACGAAATGCTTGCTGTTAGGTGCAGGAACGTTGGGCTGTTATGTCGCGCGAAATCTGATG GCATGGGGAGTACGAAATATCACGTTTGTCGATTCCGCTAGAGTGTCCTTCTCTAATCCTGTCCGACAACCTCTTTTTCGCTTTGAGGACTGTCTGAATGGCGGTCGATCGAAAGCAGTCTGCGCTGCTGAGAGGCTCACCGAGATTTTCCCTGGTATA ATCGCGACCGGCCATTCAATCACCATTCCCATGCCTGGGCACCCCATTCCTCCCTCTGCCTCAGCAGCTGCATGCGAAGATATACGAAAGTTGGAAGAACTCATCAGTCAGCATGATGTGATCTTCCTGTTGATGGACTCGAGAGAATCGCGGTGGCTTCCAACCCTCATCAGCATGAATCAGAGCAAGATAGTGATCAACGCAGCCTTGGGCTTTGATACCTATCTTGTAATGAGGCACGGTGTTGTCAACGGCGATGGCGATGCAGAACAATTAGGCTGCTATTACTGTAATGATGTGGTGGCTCCGACtgat TCTTTGACTGATAGAACTCTGGATCAGATGTGTACGGTCACAAGACCAGGTGCAGCGCCTCTGGCTGCGGCCACCGCAACGGAGCTATTAATATCATTGTTGCAACATCCTCTAAA AGCGCAAGCGCCAGCTTACGAACCTGCCGTACCTGCCGGTGAGGACGAGGCTGCCCTTGGTCCTGTCCCTCATCAAATTCGCGGCATACTGAGCCAATGGAAAACGATGATCATCCGCGGTCCTGCTTATAATCAGTGCACAGCTTGTAGTCCTCTT GTTCTCGACGCATATCGACAAGGTGGAGCAAAATGGCTCTTAGAAGTTTTCGCACGAGCTGAGCTTTTGGAGCAAGTCACAGGACTAGATCAGTTACACATTCAAAGCGAGGAAGCTTTCGATAGTATTGATTGGTCAGACGATAGCGGTAGCGAAGTTTGA